One genomic region from Nostoc sphaeroides encodes:
- a CDS encoding PIN domain-containing protein, producing MVSALSYLETLGYHRLTEIERQFFEEFFSVSLIIPISQLVLERAVALRQMQRVSLGDAIIAGTALTHNYQLVTRNIRDFQWIEGLQLLNPFEL from the coding sequence GTGGTTTCAGCTTTGAGCTACTTAGAAACATTGGGATATCATCGTCTAACCGAAATAGAACGACAGTTCTTTGAAGAATTTTTCTCGGTATCGCTAATCATTCCGATTTCTCAACTCGTACTGGAGCGAGCAGTAGCGCTACGACAGATGCAGCGTGTGAGTTTGGGAGATGCCATTATTGCAGGAACCGCATTAACGCACAATTATCAACTAGTCACGCGAAATATCAGAGATTTTCAATGGATTGAGGGCTTGCAGTTATTGAATCCTTTTGAACTATAA